A genomic region of Nitrososphaerota archaeon contains the following coding sequences:
- the thyX gene encoding FAD-dependent thymidylate synthase gives MARVILFSYTPDLERVCAAAMRSCYSPHPAYSLYSNTPDSGVILEGEKTYFDDERVRYFIRKAKEMGHLDVLEHGSLTYDIQEVSRTLTHQLVRHRLASFSQQSQRYVKVTRSFGYVKPPKIGDARVEVDLRGTKLNLSFEDVVDIARQVEEGYLKLGVPSEDARFIRIGGAATNIVVTANPREYLHIFSLRCARDAQWEIQDVCYAMLSLAKLVAPTIFESLPESKDDTYVRERMEKIDEILEPIRIRFNEGKRGELIEVPLDTLPLHHTVKAYIRKIL, from the coding sequence TTGGCTAGAGTGATACTCTTCTCCTACACACCCGATTTAGAGAGGGTGTGTGCGGCTGCTATGCGCTCCTGCTACTCACCTCACCCAGCATATTCGCTATACTCAAACACCCCAGACTCAGGTGTGATCTTAGAGGGGGAGAAGACCTACTTTGATGACGAGAGGGTAAGATACTTCATAAGAAAGGCGAAGGAGATGGGGCACCTAGATGTCTTAGAGCACGGCTCTCTAACCTACGATATTCAAGAAGTTAGCAGAACCCTCACACACCAATTGGTAAGGCATAGGCTTGCTTCTTTCTCACAGCAGAGCCAGCGGTATGTTAAGGTTACGAGAAGCTTCGGGTATGTCAAGCCACCTAAGATAGGGGATGCTAGGGTTGAGGTAGATCTACGCGGCACTAAACTGAATCTGAGCTTTGAGGATGTCGTCGATATAGCTAGGCAGGTTGAGGAGGGCTACCTTAAGCTTGGGGTACCTTCTGAAGACGCGAGGTTCATAAGAATAGGTGGTGCAGCAACCAACATAGTAGTAACAGCCAACCCAAGAGAATACCTCCACATCTTCAGCCTAAGGTGTGCAAGAGATGCGCAGTGGGAGATTCAGGATGTCTGCTACGCTATGCTGAGCCTAGCCAAGCTTGTGGCACCAACGATCTTTGAAAGCCTGCCTGAAAGTAAAGATGATACATATGTTAGGGAGAGGATGGAGAAGATAGACGAGATCCTAGAGCCCATTAGAATAAGGTTTAATGAGGGTAAGCGCGGCGAACTCATAGAGGTGCCCTTAGATACACTACCACTACACCACACGGTAAAAGCATACATCAGAAAGATCTTATGA
- a CDS encoding ABC transporter permease translates to MLIRDIFTFAFDALKERKLRAALTIIGVAIGPAAIVALIGATEGFSQSISAQFDKMGVTTISVMPVGRGVTLTATDVETLQKIEGVKYVIPYYLVRATLRYGGTTTSAYVAALDLTKLDLLFSDIKVVSGSMPTSSEITSALIGFRLANPANPETPPIQLYQVVAASLQSGTARSFLVKGVLSEFGVGLFISPDDTLFIPLESGRLLTGTTHYTGVFVIASSREVVNEVTNSISNIYGNKVRIQAVSFILSTIQSITSSVSTILASIASISVIVAFMGIMTSMFASVYERTREIGVAKAMGYTNTAILLFFLAEAILTGFVGGTIGSAAGVVLSHFLLSLFSGGIRVGGGPGGFGGAPPGVAGQAASTTVSASTLQITPVITPQLILLAILLATAVGALAGLVPAWRASRLTPVEALRHE, encoded by the coding sequence ATGCTCATACGTGACATCTTCACATTCGCGTTTGACGCTCTTAAAGAGAGGAAGCTCAGAGCAGCCTTAACGATCATCGGCGTAGCCATAGGCCCGGCAGCTATCGTGGCCCTTATAGGCGCTACTGAAGGCTTCAGCCAAAGCATATCGGCGCAGTTTGATAAGATGGGTGTGACAACGATCAGCGTGATGCCAGTAGGAAGGGGGGTAACTTTAACAGCAACAGATGTCGAAACTCTTCAGAAGATAGAGGGCGTCAAGTATGTCATCCCTTACTATCTTGTACGAGCGACTCTAAGGTATGGAGGAACAACAACATCAGCATACGTAGCAGCTCTAGATTTGACTAAGCTAGATCTGCTCTTCTCAGATATAAAGGTGGTCAGCGGCTCTATGCCGACCAGCTCAGAGATCACTTCAGCCCTAATAGGTTTCAGACTTGCGAACCCAGCTAACCCCGAAACCCCGCCAATTCAATTATATCAAGTCGTCGCAGCCTCACTCCAAAGTGGCACCGCAAGGTCTTTTCTTGTGAAAGGTGTGCTATCAGAGTTTGGGGTGGGATTATTCATAAGCCCAGATGATACACTATTTATCCCGCTTGAGAGCGGTAGGCTTCTCACTGGCACAACTCATTACACAGGGGTCTTCGTTATAGCTTCTAGCAGAGAGGTTGTAAACGAGGTGACGAACTCTATTTCAAATATTTACGGGAACAAAGTTAGAATACAAGCTGTCTCATTTATCCTTTCAACGATACAAAGCATCACAAGTAGCGTATCCACTATACTGGCCTCTATAGCATCGATCTCCGTTATAGTGGCGTTTATGGGTATAATGACAAGCATGTTCGCATCAGTCTACGAGCGGACAAGAGAGATAGGTGTGGCCAAAGCGATGGGCTATACAAACACCGCCATCCTACTATTCTTCCTAGCCGAAGCCATACTTACCGGCTTCGTAGGAGGCACAATAGGGAGCGCAGCAGGCGTAGTCCTTTCGCACTTCTTACTCTCACTATTCAGCGGGGGGATAAGAGTTGGAGGAGGTCCTGGAGGCTTCGGCGGAGCTCCTCCTGGTGTAGCTGGGCAAGCTGCAAGCACAACCGTATCAGCTTCAACGCTGCAGATAACACCAGTAATCACGCCACAGCTCATACTTCTAGCCATCCTTTTGGCTACGGCAGTAGGTGCTTTAGCGGGGCTAGTGCCAGCTTGGAGGGCTTCGCGCCTCACACCAGTCGAAGCGCTGAGACACGAATAA